In the genome of Terriglobales bacterium, the window TGGCCGCGTGCTCGGCGTCGTCCTTGAGCGGCCGCCCAATGAGCGCGTGCTCCGCTCCCGGCACCAGCAGCGGCGCCGGATTGACCGCGGTGATGGCCACGCGCGCGTCCTCCACCACCCCGTCGGGCTTCTTCATGGCCACCGCCACGCCCGCCAGCGGATAGTCGATGGAGCCGCGGACGCGCAGCTTCATGTAGGCGCCGCGCCAGCCCGCCGCCGACTCCGGCAGGAAGACCCGGGTCAGCATCTCGTTCTTCTCCAGCCGCATGCGGGCATCGCCCTCGCTGGTGTAGAAGTCGCGGAGGGGCAGGCGGCGCGTGCCCTGCGGCCCCGCGATCTCGATCTCGGCGTTCAGGCAGAGCAGCGCCGGCGGCGTGTCGCCCGAGAACGCCGCCCAGCACTTCGTCCCGCCGGGCGCGACGTGGCACAGGTCGCCGTCCTTCTTGATGCAGAAGCCGCAGGAGCGTCGCCAGGTGAGCGACTGGTTGTACCAGAGGCAGCGCGTGTCCAGGCAGATGTTGCCGCCCAGCGTGCCCATGTTGCGCAGCACCGGCGAAGCCACGGTCATGGCCGCCTCGCGCAGCACCGGATAGTAGCGCCGCAGGAATTCGGAATCCTCGATGGCGGAGAGCGTGGTCAGCGCCCCGATCTCCACCCCGTGGCCGCCATAGACGCGGATGCCCTGCAACTCCTCGATGCCGCGGATGTCCATGACGTAGGCCGGGCCGAAGAGCCGCTGCCGCAGCGAGGGGATCAGGTCCGTGCCCCCGGCGATGATCTGCAGCTGCGCGCCGTGCTGGCCGAGATAGCCAATCGCCTCTTCCACGGTGCGCGGGCGCAGCAGCTTGAAGTCGGGGAGACTCAATCGTCACCTCCGGCCGGCTGCTCGCCGCGGCGCGCCGGGTCCTGGGGATGCCGCTCCGGCCCCTTGCCCTTGAACCACAGCGAGCCGCCGTGCTCGCGGAACTTGGCCGGGGCGGTCGGGTCGACGCCTTCGGTCATGTTGAGCTGCTTGGCGCCCTTCTGGGCGCGCAGCGCCGCCAGCACCCGCTCCGGGGTGAAGGGCGCCTCGCGCAGGCGGATACCCACGGCGTCGTAGATAGCGTTGGCGATGGCGGGGATGGCGGCCGCCAGCGAGCCTTCGCTGGCTTCCTTGGCGCCGAACGGGCCCTCGGGATCGACGCTCTCCACGATGATGGCCTCTACCTCGGGCGACTCGATGGCCGAGGGCGAACGGTATTCCAAGAGGCCGGGATTCATGAGCAGGCCGTCCTTCCACACCATCTCTTCCTCGAGCGCCTGCCCCAGGCCCATCCACACCGAGCCGATCACCTGGCCCTCGACCGCCACCGGGTTCAAGGCGCGGCCGCAATCGTGCGCCGCCCAGATCTTCAGCACCTTGACCTCGCCGGTCTCCTCGTCCACCGTGACCTCGGCCACCTGCGCCGAGTAGGAATACGCGGGCGACGGGCCAACGCCCGAGCCCTTGAAGTTGCCGCCGCGGGCGTCCTGCGGCGGGGCGTAGGAGCCGGTGCCGGTGAGCGCGCCGTGGAAGTCGATGGCGGCCACCACCGCCTCCTCGAAGCTCATGCGGTCTTTGGGACCTTCGTCGCGGCGCTTCTGCTGCACCGAGCCGCGCAGGATCTGGCCTTCCACGCGGTCATTCAGCCGCTTGCGCCGCTCCACCACCTCGTCGGTGGGAAAGCCGGCGGCGGCCAGCAGCGACCCGGCGCTGCCCTTGAAGACCATATCGTTGCGGATCACCACCTCCGCCGGCGTGCAGTTCATCTTGCGGGCGGCGGCCGACGCGACCTGCTTGCGCACCTCTTGGGCGGCGCGCAGGGCGGCGTTGCCCGCCATCATGGTCACCCGGCTGGAGTAGGAGCCGATGTCGATGGGGGTGAGGTCGGTGTCGGCGGCGACGATCTTCACCCGCCCCAGCGTGCAGCCCAGGGTCTCGGCCACCACCTGCGCGGTCATAGTGTCGGAGCCCTGGCCGATCTCCGACGCCCCGGTGTACACGATCACCCCGCCGTCGCGGTCCACCTTGATGTTCACGGTGGAGTGCGGCATGTCGGAGCGAATGATGGAGTTGGCCGCGCCGCTGACGTAGTGGCTGCAGGCCATGCCCAGGCCCTGGCCGCGGCCCAGCTTGCCGCGGCGTACCTTCCACAGCGAGCGCTCCACCGCTTTGTCCACGCACTCGGGCAGGCCGTAGCTGAGCACGCGCAGCCCGTTCACCGTGACGCAGGGCGGCTTGAGCAGGTTGGCGCGCCGCAATTCCACCGGGTCCATCTTCAGGTGGGCGGCGATCTCGTCCAGGGCCGATTCGAAGGCGAAGCGCACGTTCACGGTGCCGTGGCCGCGCATGGCCCCGCAGGCGGGCTTGTTGGTCAGCACGCGGTAGCCGTCGTACCTCACGTTGGGGATGTCGTAGATGGCGCCCAGCAGCGCGCCCGAGTAGAGGATGGTCACCACGCCGTAGGAGCAGTAGGCGCCGCCGTCCTGCACCACGCGGCACTCCACCCCAGTGATGCGGCCGTCGAACTTCACGCCGACCTTGAGGTCGACCAGGGTGCGCGGGCGCCCGCGGTGCGCCCAGAAGACCTCCTCGCGCGTGTAGGTGATCTTGACCGGGGCGCGGGCGGCGCGCGCCGCCACCGCCGCGATGATCTCCAGCGGGATGACCTCGCTCTTGCCCCCGAAGCCGCCGCCCACCAGCGGCTTGATCACACGGATCTGCGACATGGGCAGCTCCAGCACCAGCGACAGCTTGTGCTGCAGGTAGTAGGGCACCTGGGTGGAAGACCAGACGGTCAGCCGGCCCAATTGCCCGCTCGCAGGGTCGAGCTCGAAGGAAGCCAGCGTGGAGTGCGGCTCCATGGCCGCGTGCGTCACCTCGTTGGCGACGTAACGGGCGGCGTGCACGTACTCGGCCTCGGCCAGCGCCTGGGCGGGATCGCCGAAGACGTGGTGATACTCCTTCTCGATGTTGTGCGGGCGGTGGTCGTGGACCAGGTCGTACTCCGCCTTCATGGACTCTTCCGGGTCGAAGTAGGCGGGCAGGGGCTGGTACTCGACCTCGATCAGCTCCAGCGCTTTCTCGGCGACGGCTTCGGAGACCGCGGCCACGCAGGCCACGTTGTCGCCTACGTAGCGCACCTTGTCCACGCAAAGTGCGGTCTCGTCGTGGCCCACCGGCAGGATGCCGTACTTGTTGGGCGCGTCGCGCCCGGTGACCACCGCCACCACGCCCTCAAGCGCCAGCGCCTTGGTGGTATCGATCTTGCGAATGCGGGCGTGCGGGTAGGGCGAGTGCAGGATCTTGCCGATGAGCATGCCGGGGACGGAGAGGT includes:
- a CDS encoding FAD binding domain-containing protein, translating into MSLPDFKLLRPRTVEEAIGYLGQHGAQLQIIAGGTDLIPSLRQRLFGPAYVMDIRGIEELQGIRVYGGHGVEIGALTTLSAIEDSEFLRRYYPVLREAAMTVASPVLRNMGTLGGNICLDTRCLWYNQSLTWRRSCGFCIKKDGDLCHVAPGGTKCWAAFSGDTPPALLCLNAEIEIAGPQGTRRLPLRDFYTSEGDARMRLEKNEMLTRVFLPESAAGWRGAYMKLRVRGSIDYPLAGVAVAMKKPDGVVEDARVAITAVNPAPLLVPGAEHALIGRPLKDDAEHAATVVGELAARVAKPLTTSALTPEYRREMIKIFAKRAVLKAAGRA
- a CDS encoding molybdopterin cofactor-binding domain-containing protein translates to MSEFSIIGKPMAMIDSVGKSTGAGKYTDDLSVPGMLIGKILHSPYPHARIRKIDTTKALALEGVVAVVTGRDAPNKYGILPVGHDETALCVDKVRYVGDNVACVAAVSEAVAEKALELIEVEYQPLPAYFDPEESMKAEYDLVHDHRPHNIEKEYHHVFGDPAQALAEAEYVHAARYVANEVTHAAMEPHSTLASFELDPASGQLGRLTVWSSTQVPYYLQHKLSLVLELPMSQIRVIKPLVGGGFGGKSEVIPLEIIAAVAARAARAPVKITYTREEVFWAHRGRPRTLVDLKVGVKFDGRITGVECRVVQDGGAYCSYGVVTILYSGALLGAIYDIPNVRYDGYRVLTNKPACGAMRGHGTVNVRFAFESALDEIAAHLKMDPVELRRANLLKPPCVTVNGLRVLSYGLPECVDKAVERSLWKVRRGKLGRGQGLGMACSHYVSGAANSIIRSDMPHSTVNIKVDRDGGVIVYTGASEIGQGSDTMTAQVVAETLGCTLGRVKIVAADTDLTPIDIGSYSSRVTMMAGNAALRAAQEVRKQVASAAARKMNCTPAEVVIRNDMVFKGSAGSLLAAAGFPTDEVVERRKRLNDRVEGQILRGSVQQKRRDEGPKDRMSFEEAVVAAIDFHGALTGTGSYAPPQDARGGNFKGSGVGPSPAYSYSAQVAEVTVDEETGEVKVLKIWAAHDCGRALNPVAVEGQVIGSVWMGLGQALEEEMVWKDGLLMNPGLLEYRSPSAIESPEVEAIIVESVDPEGPFGAKEASEGSLAAAIPAIANAIYDAVGIRLREAPFTPERVLAALRAQKGAKQLNMTEGVDPTAPAKFREHGGSLWFKGKGPERHPQDPARRGEQPAGGDD